In Gimesia benthica, a single window of DNA contains:
- a CDS encoding sensor histidine kinase, translated as MATSTIDVNTISGMADSAIHGRILLCIIFLKVLNRGPLSGSSKTVFSEKHVQAMVEKQHRQMQLEDEFRYHQLRDAVADYHYHVLLENGHILEKQHGPKCAAITGYRPEEYAATPRLWIDLVHEGDRPAIERQIELVLSGEQPKPSEFRIRRKDGQLRWLRKLIIPYYDADGQLTAYDALLRDITETKLAQQSLRQSEENYRLLFDDDLTGDYLATPEGEILLCNRAFVDMFGFASQEQAVGSSLQDFYSDPYSWAAFIERIRDMGALDRFERITRRNDGKALHVVETVIGTFDEQGNLIRLKGYVFDDTHSRVENAKLRQRTIDLEEAVQQRTREIRAERSHLEAILDSALDAIISIDSQGVIQTINRSAERLFGYTRNEMINQNVSMLMPAPYSEEHDSYIKRYLQTGKPRILDSVRELVGRRKDGSTFPIEISITEVDHLQVFTGIVHDISERKQLQAHVLQIAEDEQRRIGQELHDGIGQELTGLALFAGTLVELLDAIPEESNEETARHLQTAEFSRLRALAARISSQLNETNVHVRRLAHGVMPVQIEPRGLQAALAELSASINTHPRVTCRFESSASVVLADNATATHLYRIAQEATSNSLRHSQATEISIILEGDEDYVVLEVNDNGIGIRPDKDGDQSNQGMGMGLRTMQYRCGVAGGTFHIEADPCGGTSIRCLVPTKLIKEC; from the coding sequence ATGGCAACTTCTACAATAGATGTTAACACCATTTCAGGAATGGCGGATTCCGCTATTCACGGCAGAATTTTGCTTTGTATAATTTTCCTCAAGGTCCTTAATAGAGGTCCCCTTTCGGGCTCATCTAAAACCGTTTTCAGCGAGAAGCACGTCCAGGCTATGGTTGAGAAACAACATCGGCAAATGCAATTGGAAGACGAATTCCGCTACCATCAATTACGAGACGCCGTCGCCGACTATCACTACCACGTTCTGCTGGAAAACGGACATATTCTTGAAAAGCAACATGGGCCGAAGTGCGCTGCTATCACCGGCTATCGGCCCGAGGAATACGCCGCAACTCCCCGTCTGTGGATCGACCTTGTCCATGAGGGCGATCGACCTGCTATCGAACGACAAATTGAACTGGTCCTTTCAGGGGAACAGCCAAAGCCGTCTGAATTCCGTATCCGACGCAAAGATGGACAGCTCCGCTGGCTCAGGAAACTGATCATTCCTTACTATGATGCTGACGGTCAGTTAACCGCCTATGACGCGCTGTTGCGGGATATCACAGAAACAAAACTTGCACAGCAATCTCTTCGACAAAGTGAAGAAAATTATCGCTTACTCTTTGACGACGACCTCACAGGAGATTATCTCGCCACGCCTGAAGGTGAAATTCTGCTGTGCAATCGTGCGTTTGTCGACATGTTCGGTTTTGCAAGTCAGGAACAGGCTGTCGGTAGTAGTCTACAGGACTTTTACTCAGATCCTTATTCATGGGCTGCGTTCATCGAGAGAATCCGTGATATGGGGGCGCTCGATCGATTTGAACGCATTACACGTCGCAACGACGGCAAAGCCCTGCATGTTGTTGAGACCGTCATCGGAACCTTCGATGAACAGGGAAATCTTATCCGACTCAAAGGGTATGTCTTCGATGATACCCACTCCCGGGTTGAGAACGCCAAGCTCCGGCAACGCACGATTGATCTGGAAGAAGCTGTGCAGCAGCGCACGAGGGAAATACGAGCGGAACGCAGCCATCTTGAAGCGATTCTGGATTCGGCCCTTGACGCGATCATCTCGATAGACAGCCAGGGGGTGATCCAGACCATAAATCGTTCTGCGGAGAGATTGTTCGGTTATACCCGGAATGAAATGATCAACCAGAACGTGAGTATGCTCATGCCGGCTCCTTATAGCGAAGAGCACGACAGCTATATTAAACGGTATCTACAAACCGGCAAACCCCGAATTCTCGACTCAGTCCGTGAACTTGTTGGTCGCCGGAAAGATGGCTCGACATTTCCCATCGAAATTTCGATCACAGAAGTCGATCATCTGCAGGTATTCACCGGGATTGTCCACGACATCTCCGAACGCAAACAGCTTCAGGCTCACGTTCTGCAGATTGCTGAGGATGAACAGCGACGAATCGGGCAGGAACTGCATGATGGGATTGGTCAGGAATTGACTGGACTGGCTTTGTTTGCAGGCACGCTTGTCGAACTTCTGGATGCGATTCCAGAGGAATCGAACGAAGAAACTGCACGCCACTTACAAACAGCTGAGTTTTCCCGACTGCGGGCTTTAGCTGCGAGAATCTCCTCACAACTCAATGAGACGAATGTGCATGTCAGGCGTCTGGCCCATGGCGTAATGCCTGTGCAGATTGAGCCTCGTGGATTGCAGGCGGCACTCGCAGAGCTCTCAGCCTCGATTAATACACATCCTCGCGTCACATGCCGGTTCGAGTCCTCAGCAAGCGTCGTGCTTGCCGACAATGCCACAGCCACCCACTTGTATCGAATCGCACAGGAGGCGACCAGTAACTCTCTGCGCCACAGTCAAGCCACAGAAATCAGTATTATATTAGAAGGTGACGAAGATTATGTCGTACTTGAAGTGAACGATAACGGCATTGGAATCAGACCTGACAAAGACGGGGATCAATCGAATCAAGGGATGGGAATGGGGTTAAGGACCATGCAGTATCGATGTGGAGTCGCAGGTGGAACATTCCACATAGAAGCCGATCCCTGCGGCGGGACATCAATCAGATGTCTCGTACCGACCAAACTGATCAAGGAGTGCTAA
- a CDS encoding response regulator, with the protein MSMQSMPARILIIDDHPLVREALATRINFHADMEVCGEAGTEEEAISLVCQLSPDLVLVDIALKSGHGIELVKQIKLRHPKVKTLVVSGFQESLYAERALRAGALGYLNKQESNEKVIDAIHTVLRGEHFVSPDISQRLINQSLGCVEAAKTPIERLTDRELEIFRLIGEGLTSGMIAEQLFLSPHTIDSHRNNIKRKLGLNNAAEMSRSAVQWLLENG; encoded by the coding sequence ATGTCTATGCAAAGCATGCCTGCGAGAATCCTGATCATCGATGACCACCCCTTGGTCCGTGAAGCCCTGGCAACGCGCATCAATTTTCATGCTGACATGGAGGTCTGCGGTGAAGCAGGTACCGAAGAGGAAGCAATTTCACTGGTTTGTCAATTGAGTCCTGATCTGGTACTTGTTGATATCGCTCTGAAAAGTGGGCACGGTATCGAGCTTGTCAAGCAGATCAAACTGAGACACCCCAAAGTTAAGACTCTCGTCGTTTCCGGATTTCAGGAGTCACTGTATGCAGAGCGCGCTCTGCGCGCAGGAGCACTGGGCTACCTGAACAAGCAGGAATCTAATGAAAAAGTAATCGATGCGATCCACACTGTGCTGCGCGGAGAGCACTTTGTGAGTCCTGATATCAGCCAGAGGCTGATCAACCAGTCGCTGGGTTGCGTGGAAGCAGCAAAGACCCCGATCGAGAGACTTACTGATCGAGAGCTCGAAATCTTCCGGCTGATTGGTGAAGGCCTCACCAGTGGCATGATCGCAGAGCAACTGTTCCTGAGCCCTCACACCATCGATTCTCACCGTAACAATATCAAACGCAAGCTGGGTCTCAATAATGCTGCTGAGATGTCCCGCTCTGCTGTTCAATGGCTGCTGGAAAACGGGTAA
- a CDS encoding cation-transporting P-type ATPase, which yields MEILFEKHLHQLDAEEIITLLDSDPQKGLDRFEVESRRERFGPNAIPVRDGHSPLITFLLQFHQPLIYILLVASGITAALNEWIDAGVIFTVVMVNATIGFLQESKAAKALEALSKMTVTEARVLRSGEIHQIPSVELVPGDIILLQSGDKVPADLRLMRSRDLQIDESTLTGESAPVPKAAETLPANTPLAERRNLAYSTTLVTYGQGRGIVVATGAKTEVGRISTLVSTADVLETPLTRKISAFSRLLLIVILVLAALTFAVGVMRGQSGFDMFMAAVALAVGAIPEGLPAAVTITLAIGVSRMARRRAIIRKLPAVETLGSTTTICSDKTGTLTVNQMTVREVYAAGQKYELSGSGYCPDGMLDPRTGVALADNAAARECLLAGLLCNDSTLMQKETHWDVNGDPTEGALLVSARKAELDDWQAQQCWPRLDSIPFESQHQYMATLHNDESGDTRPVYVKGAVEVILDKCNLALDTKGQPVSLDSDVIQSQLEEMASQGLRVLAFARGKLAAESNEIDHGDITNLTFLGLQGMIDPPRPEAIDAVRTCQAAGIRIKMITGDHPVTARAIARKIGLNGTEIETEQAPLVMTSQDLAEKSDQELIDIAEKVSVFARATPEQKLRLVKALQTNGHIVAMTGDGVNDAPALKQADIGVAMGVGGTEVAKEAADMVLTDDNFATIEAAVEEGRGVFDNLTKFIVWTLPTNMGEGLVILAAIFAGVTLPLLPVQILWINMTTAVLLGLMLAFEPKEPGIMRRAPRNPKIPILDKVLILRICIVGFIMLVGAFGSFEWALGQGLSDAAARTVAVNVFVMVEIFYLFNCRSLTKSMLALGLFTNRWIVVGVATMMALQLAFTYLPLMNYLFHTAPIGWDAWWRILLTGVGAYVIVGFEKWLRRKWAQRPSV from the coding sequence ATGGAGATCTTGTTTGAAAAGCATTTACACCAGCTCGATGCAGAAGAGATTATTACGCTGCTTGACAGCGATCCGCAAAAAGGGCTGGACCGATTTGAAGTTGAATCCCGGAGAGAACGGTTCGGTCCCAACGCAATCCCGGTTCGCGACGGGCATAGCCCACTGATCACATTTCTCCTGCAGTTCCATCAACCACTGATTTATATCCTACTGGTTGCGAGTGGTATTACTGCAGCTTTAAATGAGTGGATTGATGCGGGGGTGATCTTCACAGTGGTAATGGTCAATGCCACCATTGGATTCCTGCAGGAATCCAAGGCAGCTAAAGCCCTGGAAGCACTTTCCAAGATGACTGTCACTGAAGCACGGGTGTTGCGCAGTGGTGAAATTCATCAGATTCCATCGGTTGAACTAGTTCCAGGCGACATCATATTGCTACAGTCCGGCGATAAGGTTCCAGCCGATCTGCGACTGATGCGCAGCCGTGACCTGCAGATTGACGAATCAACGCTGACGGGTGAATCAGCGCCGGTGCCCAAGGCAGCTGAGACGCTACCCGCCAACACACCCCTCGCAGAGCGACGAAACCTGGCGTATTCCACAACTCTTGTTACCTACGGACAGGGGCGGGGAATTGTCGTTGCTACAGGCGCAAAAACTGAAGTCGGGCGAATAAGCACTTTGGTGTCCACGGCAGACGTTCTGGAAACGCCGCTGACACGTAAGATCTCCGCATTCAGCCGCCTGTTGCTGATCGTGATCCTGGTATTAGCAGCCCTCACGTTTGCTGTTGGTGTCATGCGGGGCCAATCGGGCTTTGACATGTTCATGGCAGCGGTCGCATTGGCCGTCGGTGCCATTCCGGAGGGATTGCCAGCCGCTGTGACAATTACGCTGGCCATTGGAGTTTCGCGCATGGCACGCCGCCGTGCGATCATACGAAAGCTGCCCGCTGTTGAAACCCTGGGAAGTACCACTACGATCTGCTCTGACAAAACGGGCACATTGACAGTTAATCAAATGACGGTGAGAGAGGTCTATGCTGCAGGACAGAAATATGAATTATCGGGAAGCGGCTATTGTCCCGACGGCATGCTCGATCCCAGGACCGGTGTCGCTTTGGCAGATAATGCTGCCGCACGCGAATGTCTGCTGGCAGGATTGTTGTGCAATGATTCAACACTCATGCAGAAGGAAACTCACTGGGATGTCAACGGTGATCCTACCGAGGGAGCTCTGCTCGTTTCGGCAAGAAAAGCCGAGTTAGACGATTGGCAAGCTCAACAATGTTGGCCGCGGCTCGATTCAATTCCGTTTGAATCGCAGCATCAATACATGGCGACACTCCACAACGACGAGTCTGGTGATACACGTCCCGTCTACGTGAAAGGAGCAGTCGAAGTTATCCTCGATAAATGCAACCTGGCTTTAGACACGAAAGGCCAGCCAGTATCTCTGGATTCGGACGTGATCCAGTCACAGCTCGAGGAGATGGCTTCACAGGGACTCCGGGTATTAGCTTTTGCGCGAGGAAAGCTTGCAGCCGAGAGTAATGAGATCGATCACGGTGATATCACCAATCTCACCTTTCTGGGGCTGCAGGGTATGATCGATCCACCACGGCCGGAGGCGATTGATGCCGTGCGGACATGTCAGGCGGCAGGTATTCGCATCAAGATGATTACTGGTGACCACCCGGTCACGGCCCGAGCAATTGCCAGAAAAATTGGCCTCAATGGGACTGAAATTGAGACAGAACAAGCTCCACTGGTAATGACCAGCCAGGATCTGGCTGAAAAAAGCGACCAGGAATTGATTGACATCGCCGAAAAAGTCAGCGTTTTTGCGCGTGCCACACCTGAGCAGAAGCTTCGCCTCGTCAAGGCGTTACAGACCAATGGTCACATTGTGGCCATGACCGGGGATGGAGTAAATGATGCCCCTGCTCTGAAGCAGGCAGACATTGGTGTGGCGATGGGTGTGGGGGGGACAGAAGTTGCCAAGGAAGCCGCCGACATGGTTCTGACTGACGATAACTTCGCTACGATCGAAGCTGCTGTGGAGGAAGGTCGTGGTGTGTTTGATAATCTCACGAAATTTATCGTCTGGACGCTGCCCACGAATATGGGTGAAGGGCTGGTAATCCTGGCGGCGATCTTTGCTGGAGTGACCTTACCCTTGCTTCCGGTCCAGATCCTGTGGATCAACATGACCACTGCCGTACTCCTGGGACTGATGCTGGCTTTTGAGCCCAAAGAACCGGGTATCATGCGTCGAGCACCCCGCAATCCGAAAATCCCCATTCTAGATAAAGTCCTGATTCTGCGTATCTGTATCGTAGGCTTTATCATGCTGGTCGGCGCATTTGGTTCCTTTGAATGGGCACTCGGGCAAGGTTTGAGTGATGCCGCTGCAAGGACAGTCGCCGTTAATGTTTTTGTGATGGTTGAAATATTTTATCTCTTCAACTGCCGTTCGTTGACCAAATCGATGTTAGCCCTGGGACTGTTTACCAATCGCTGGATTGTGGTCGGGGTTGCCACAATGATGGCCCTGCAACTTGCTTTCACTTATTTACCACTGATGAATTACCTGTTCCACACTGCTCCCATCGGCTGGGATGCCTGGTGGAGAATATTGCTTACTGGTGTTGGCGCTTACGTCATTGTGGGGTTCGAAAAGTGGTTGCGTCGCAAATGGGCTCAGCGTCCCAGCGTTTAG
- a CDS encoding cytochrome c, whose translation MILADDNNAPESVEREPPMKSQVRSWIVTISVSAAAGAFLFWFIQLIWQKAGEIDSAPSRYGFKNQVMHRKSKEMHDILDEMVAGDLERVQISAKRMKRYGNMISGFLKSESYDKYSVDFQQAVDELATAAAQSDFNNSQEAVLRLEQSCIECHQLLNNREIKSE comes from the coding sequence ATGATACTTGCCGATGACAACAACGCTCCTGAATCTGTTGAAAGGGAGCCTCCGATGAAATCCCAAGTCCGTTCCTGGATCGTGACAATATCAGTCAGTGCCGCTGCGGGAGCATTCCTGTTCTGGTTTATCCAGTTGATCTGGCAAAAGGCCGGTGAAATCGACAGTGCCCCAAGCCGCTATGGGTTCAAAAATCAAGTAATGCACCGCAAGTCAAAAGAAATGCATGACATTCTGGATGAAATGGTTGCAGGAGACCTGGAACGTGTGCAGATTTCAGCAAAACGAATGAAGCGCTACGGCAATATGATTAGCGGGTTTCTGAAAAGCGAATCCTACGACAAGTACAGTGTAGATTTTCAGCAGGCTGTAGACGAACTGGCCACTGCCGCTGCCCAGTCTGATTTCAACAATTCACAGGAAGCTGTCCTGCGTCTTGAGCAATCATGTATTGAATGCCACCAATTACTCAATAACCGTGAAATCAAGAGTGAGTGA
- a CDS encoding phosphoketolase family protein, with amino-acid sequence MSNPLSTEELNGIDAYWRAANYLSVGQIYLFDNPLLKVPLRKEHIKPRLLGHWGTTPGLNFVYAHLNRIIKKFDLSMMYITGPGHGGPGLVANTYLEGTYTEHYPSITQDEAGMQRLFKQFSFPGGIPSHVAPETPGSIHEGGELGYALSHAFGAAFDNPDLIVACIVGDGEAETGPLATSWHSNKFLNPIHDGVVLPILHLNGYKIANPTVLARISHEELDQLLRGYGYTPYYVEGDDPDKMHQQMASILDQVAHEIQQIKRQARENNDPTRPRWPMIVLRTPKGWTCPREIDGKQVEDNWRSHQVPMGEMHENPDHVRLLEQWMKSYQPAELFDEQGAPRQELTALVPHGERRMGANPHANGGQLLKSLCLPDFRDYAVIFSSPGSVKAEATRVQGKFIRDVMKANLPTRNFRIFSPDENASNRWGDVFEVTNRGFVGETLPGDDHISADGRVLEMLSEHQCQGWLEGYLLTGRHGFFNCYEAFIHIIDSMFNQHAKWLKVCNHIPWRQPLASLNYLLSSHVWRQDHNGFSHQDPGFIDHVVNKKANIIRVYLPPDANCLLSVTDHCLRSRNYVNVIVAGKQPGPQWLNIDEAIEHCIAGVSIWDWASNDHGDEPDVVLACCGDVPTLETLAAVDILRRVLPELKVRVINVVNLMKLQDPREHPHGLSDREFDIMFTTDKPIIFAFHGYPWLIHRLTYRRTNHKNLHVRGYKEEGTTTTPFDMVVLNDLDRFHLVEDVIDRVPKLGAKAAHIKQKLRNKLIEHKQYITEHGQDMPEIREWNWPQAEQ; translated from the coding sequence ATGTCGAATCCACTCAGCACTGAAGAGCTCAATGGGATCGACGCCTATTGGCGGGCCGCAAATTATCTGTCGGTGGGTCAGATCTATTTATTCGACAATCCACTGCTCAAAGTCCCCTTACGGAAGGAACATATCAAACCAAGACTGCTGGGACACTGGGGAACGACACCCGGCTTGAACTTCGTGTACGCTCATCTGAATCGTATCATCAAAAAATTCGACTTGAGCATGATGTATATCACGGGACCGGGCCACGGAGGACCGGGTCTGGTAGCCAACACATACCTCGAAGGGACATATACCGAACATTATCCGAGCATCACGCAGGATGAAGCCGGTATGCAGCGGTTATTTAAGCAGTTCAGTTTCCCGGGTGGAATTCCCAGCCATGTCGCTCCGGAAACTCCAGGCAGCATTCATGAAGGAGGTGAATTAGGCTACGCTTTATCACACGCGTTCGGCGCCGCTTTCGATAATCCCGATCTGATTGTTGCCTGTATCGTAGGCGATGGCGAAGCAGAAACGGGCCCGCTGGCCACGAGTTGGCATTCCAACAAATTTCTCAACCCGATACACGACGGCGTCGTGCTGCCGATTCTACACCTCAACGGTTACAAAATCGCCAATCCCACGGTATTGGCTCGCATCAGCCACGAAGAGCTTGACCAGTTACTGCGTGGATACGGTTACACACCGTATTATGTTGAGGGCGACGATCCAGACAAGATGCATCAGCAGATGGCGTCAATCCTTGATCAGGTGGCTCATGAGATTCAACAGATCAAACGACAGGCGCGGGAGAACAATGATCCTACTCGCCCACGCTGGCCCATGATCGTGCTGCGAACTCCCAAGGGCTGGACGTGTCCGCGAGAAATCGATGGAAAGCAAGTCGAAGATAACTGGCGGAGTCACCAGGTACCTATGGGAGAAATGCACGAGAATCCGGACCATGTAAGACTGCTCGAGCAATGGATGAAAAGCTACCAGCCTGCAGAGCTGTTTGATGAACAAGGAGCCCCGCGACAGGAACTCACGGCACTTGTGCCCCACGGTGAACGACGGATGGGAGCCAACCCGCACGCCAATGGCGGCCAGTTACTGAAAAGTCTATGTCTCCCTGACTTTCGAGACTATGCCGTCATATTTTCCAGTCCCGGCAGCGTCAAGGCAGAAGCCACGCGTGTTCAAGGCAAGTTCATACGCGACGTGATGAAAGCGAACTTGCCAACCCGTAACTTTCGCATCTTCAGCCCTGATGAGAACGCCTCAAATCGCTGGGGAGATGTGTTTGAAGTCACGAATCGCGGTTTTGTCGGAGAGACCTTACCGGGTGATGATCACATTTCTGCAGATGGTCGGGTATTGGAGATGCTCTCGGAGCACCAGTGCCAGGGTTGGCTCGAAGGCTACCTGCTCACCGGTCGGCACGGATTTTTTAATTGCTACGAGGCATTTATCCACATTATTGATTCCATGTTCAATCAGCATGCTAAATGGCTCAAAGTTTGCAATCATATTCCCTGGCGACAACCGCTTGCATCGCTGAATTATTTGTTATCTTCACATGTCTGGCGGCAGGATCATAATGGTTTCAGCCACCAGGACCCGGGGTTTATCGATCATGTAGTAAATAAAAAAGCCAATATCATTCGCGTCTACCTTCCACCCGATGCCAATTGTCTGCTCTCGGTCACCGACCATTGTTTACGCAGCCGTAATTATGTCAATGTAATTGTGGCAGGCAAACAACCAGGGCCACAATGGCTCAATATTGACGAGGCGATCGAGCATTGCATTGCCGGCGTCAGTATCTGGGACTGGGCCAGCAACGACCACGGAGATGAACCGGATGTGGTACTTGCCTGTTGCGGAGATGTACCGACACTCGAAACACTGGCTGCAGTGGATATCCTGCGACGTGTGCTCCCGGAGTTAAAGGTCCGCGTCATCAATGTCGTCAATCTGATGAAGCTGCAAGATCCGAGAGAGCATCCCCACGGGCTGTCTGACAGGGAATTTGACATCATGTTCACAACGGACAAACCGATTATCTTTGCTTTTCATGGATATCCCTGGCTGATTCATCGACTGACGTATCGCCGCACTAATCATAAGAACCTCCATGTGCGCGGTTATAAGGAAGAAGGCACGACCACGACGCCGTTTGATATGGTTGTCCTGAATGACCTGGATCGTTTTCACCTTGTAGAAGATGTCATCGACCGTGTCCCCAAACTCGGGGCTAAAGCCGCTCACATCAAGCAGAAATTACGAAATAAGCTGATTGAACACAAGCAGTACATCACGGAGCATGGACAGGACATGCCAGAAATACGTGAATGGAACTGGCCACAGGCGGAGCAGTAA
- a CDS encoding acetate/propionate family kinase codes for MELATGGAVNQMSILVLNAGSSTLKYALFDDAAKTELAGGVIDWHGSDSSATFHFRTSGTEDSHTLVGSPDYRMAVNEILDRLTANGFDKPVTAVGHRIVHGGPAFNQAVLIDDRVREELEQISTLAPLHNPPALAAVEAARKVFPDAVHIAVFDTAFYSALPRREVVYPLPYQWFEEYGIRRYGFHGISHAYCAKRAAEILEREDDSNLRLIICHLGNGCSATAVRGEQPVATTMGFTPLEGLMMGTRSGSIDPGILLHLMEQHHMKRDHLDEILNRQSGLLGISGVSSDFREVEQSANAGHKRASLAIEMFATRIRSTIGAFAVTLGGIDALIFTAGIGEHSRTLRSRVCAGLQSLNVLLDEDKNQERSADSDIAQVDSTARILVIRTREEQDIAHAAQRLREESS; via the coding sequence ATGGAACTGGCCACAGGCGGAGCAGTAAATCAGATGAGTATTCTCGTCCTCAACGCAGGATCAAGCACGTTGAAATACGCTCTGTTTGATGATGCCGCCAAAACAGAACTCGCTGGAGGAGTCATCGACTGGCATGGCAGCGACTCTAGCGCCACGTTTCACTTTCGTACATCGGGAACCGAAGACAGTCATACCCTTGTGGGAAGCCCTGATTACCGGATGGCAGTCAATGAAATACTGGATCGCTTAACTGCCAATGGTTTTGATAAACCAGTCACCGCGGTCGGTCATCGCATCGTCCATGGCGGGCCGGCGTTCAACCAAGCTGTTTTGATCGACGACCGTGTGCGTGAAGAGCTTGAGCAGATCAGCACTCTTGCTCCACTTCACAATCCACCGGCTTTAGCCGCAGTGGAGGCTGCCCGCAAAGTTTTCCCAGATGCAGTTCACATCGCTGTATTCGACACGGCCTTCTATTCCGCCTTACCGAGACGTGAGGTAGTGTATCCGCTACCTTATCAGTGGTTTGAGGAATACGGCATTCGCCGTTATGGGTTTCATGGCATCAGTCATGCCTACTGTGCGAAGCGTGCTGCTGAGATACTCGAACGGGAGGACGATTCGAATCTTCGATTGATCATTTGTCATCTGGGCAACGGTTGCTCGGCAACTGCTGTTCGGGGGGAACAGCCCGTGGCAACGACAATGGGATTTACTCCCCTGGAAGGTTTAATGATGGGAACGCGCAGCGGCTCCATTGATCCAGGTATTTTATTACACCTCATGGAGCAGCACCATATGAAGAGGGATCACCTTGACGAAATCCTGAACCGACAAAGCGGCCTGCTGGGAATTTCCGGCGTATCATCTGATTTTCGGGAAGTAGAACAATCAGCAAATGCTGGCCACAAGCGGGCGAGTCTGGCCATCGAAATGTTTGCCACTCGCATTCGCTCAACGATTGGTGCTTTCGCAGTGACGCTTGGAGGCATCGATGCATTGATATTCACGGCCGGTATTGGAGAACACTCCCGGACTCTTCGCAGCCGTGTGTGTGCAGGATTGCAGTCCCTGAACGTGTTGCTAGACGAAGATAAAAATCAGGAGCGCTCGGCCGATTCGGACATTGCGCAGGTGGATTCAACAGCGCGCATCTTAGTCATTCGAACTCGAGAGGAACAAGATATCGCTCATGCTGCGCAACGCCTTCGCGAGGAATCATCGTGA
- the hflC gene encoding protease modulator HflC: MSISFRRFGAFRQYLIPLMIVLIVVVAVVARASVFTIDEATQAIVVQFGAPVGDPVTEPGLHYRIPFIQEVRKFDKRLLSWDGDPNQVPTVEEQFISVDTTARWKIVDPLKFLQSVQDEAGARNRLNDILDSVVRDKIASSPLVNIVRSKDWEVTEEDLQRTMTGEREEEILLQKVEIGRGEMVRDILKTAQQQMPQYGIELVDIQIKRLDYVESVQRQVFERMIAERQRIAEQFRSEGQGRASEIEGETERMLAEIESEAQKEAEIIRGEADAEVTRIYSEAFGSDPEFYSFLRTLESYSESLGEGVTAILSSDSDYFRYLKSEAPAPDAVQNLKEKETDKQEN; encoded by the coding sequence ATGTCAATTTCATTTCGTCGCTTCGGCGCATTTCGACAGTACCTCATTCCATTGATGATTGTTCTGATTGTCGTCGTGGCTGTGGTCGCTCGTGCTTCGGTATTTACGATTGACGAAGCGACCCAGGCGATCGTCGTACAATTCGGTGCCCCCGTCGGCGATCCCGTTACCGAGCCCGGGCTCCACTACCGCATTCCCTTCATTCAGGAAGTTCGCAAGTTCGACAAACGCCTGCTTTCCTGGGACGGTGATCCGAATCAGGTTCCTACCGTTGAAGAACAGTTTATTTCTGTTGATACTACCGCGCGCTGGAAGATTGTCGATCCCCTCAAATTCCTGCAAAGTGTGCAGGACGAAGCGGGAGCCCGGAACCGGCTCAATGATATCCTCGATTCAGTCGTGCGCGACAAAATCGCCTCCAGCCCGCTAGTCAATATTGTCCGGTCCAAAGACTGGGAGGTCACGGAAGAAGATCTGCAACGGACCATGACTGGAGAACGGGAAGAAGAGATCCTGCTTCAGAAAGTGGAAATTGGACGGGGGGAAATGGTCCGGGATATTCTCAAAACCGCTCAGCAGCAGATGCCTCAGTACGGGATTGAACTGGTCGACATCCAGATCAAACGGCTCGACTATGTCGAGTCAGTCCAACGGCAGGTCTTTGAACGCATGATTGCCGAACGACAACGAATCGCCGAACAATTTCGGAGTGAAGGTCAGGGGCGCGCCTCGGAGATTGAAGGGGAAACCGAACGCATGCTCGCCGAGATTGAAAGTGAAGCCCAAAAAGAGGCAGAGATCATTCGCGGGGAAGCCGATGCTGAAGTGACCCGCATCTACAGTGAAGCCTTCGGTAGTGACCCGGAGTTCTATAGTTTTCTACGGACACTGGAAAGCTATTCGGAATCCCTCGGCGAAGGCGTCACTGCCATTCTCAGCAGTGACTCCGATTACTTCCGCTACCTCAAGTCGGAAGCTCCGGCTCCGGACGCGGTTCAGAATCTCAAAGAAAAAGAAACAGATAAGCAGGAGAATTAG